In one window of Cynocephalus volans isolate mCynVol1 chromosome 6, mCynVol1.pri, whole genome shotgun sequence DNA:
- the MPG gene encoding DNA-3-methyladenine glycosylase — translation MKQKKQRLAVAEQQQSPPDMAQMPSPKEPRLGPLVTLGPQRSIYFSSPKSHPPRLGSEFFDQPAVLLAQAFLGQVLVRRLADGTELRGRIVETEAYLGPEDEAAHSRGGRQTPRNRSMFMKPGTLYVYIIYGMYFCMNVSSQGDGACVLLRALEPLGGLETMRHLRTSLRKGTSSRAVKDRELCSGPSKLCQALAIDKSFDQRDLAQDEALWLERSPLGPTRSAVVAAARVGIGQTGEWAQKPLRFYIRDSPWVSVVDREAEQDNRTEQRACSDKNF, via the exons ATGAAGCAAAAAAAGCAGCGACTGGCAGTGGCAGAGCAGCAACAGAGCCCACCGGACATGGCCCAGATGCCATCCCCCAAGGAGCCTCGCTTGGGACCACTTGTGACCCTGGGCCCCCAGCGCAGCATCTATTTCTCAAGCCCAAAGAGCCACCCTCCCCGACTGGGGTCAGAGTTTTTCGACCAGCCGGCAGTTCTCCTGGCCCAGGCATTTCTGGGACAG GTCCTAGTCCGGCGACTCGCTGATGGCACAGAGCTTCGCGGCCGCATTGTGGAGACTGAGGCATACCTGGGACCAGAGGATGAAGCCGCCCACTCAAGGGGCGGCCGGCAGACCCCCCGCAACCGCAGCATGTTCATGAAGCCAGGGACCCTGTACGTGTACATCATCTACGGCATGTACTTCTGCATGAATGTCTCCAGCCAAG GGGACGGGGCTTGCGTCCTACTGCGAGCATTGGAGCCCCTGGGGGGCCTGGAGACCATGCGGCATCTTCGCACCAGCCTTCGTAAAGGCACCAGCAGCCGTGCCGTCAAGGACCGTGAGCTCTGCAGCGGCCCCTCCAAACTGTGTCAGGCCTTGGCCATCGACAAGAGCTTTGACCAGCGGGACCTGGCCCAGGATGAGGCCCTGTGGCTAGAGCGCAGCCCCCTGGGGCCCACTAGGTCAGCTGTGGTGGCAGCAGCCCGGGTGGGCATTGGCCAAACAGGGGAGTGGGCCCAGAAGCCCCTGCGTTTCTATATCCGGGACAGCCCCTGGGTGAGCGTGGTGGACAGAGAAGCTGAGCAGGATAACAGGACTGAGCAAAGGGCCTGCTCAGACAAGAATTTTTAA